The following coding sequences are from one Nicotiana tomentosiformis chromosome 3, ASM39032v3, whole genome shotgun sequence window:
- the LOC138908568 gene encoding uncharacterized protein — protein sequence MADDEQRKLERFGRLQPPSFSGAGSEDSQGFLDKCQRMLRTAGTLETSGVSFITFQFFGDAFRWWEAYERRRSISASRREELRRQFEQLRQDGISVMQYKMRFFELDRHTVWLVPTDRERIRGFIDDLTYQLWLLITRQRVSGATFDKVVNIARQIEMVCSQERGEREAKRP from the exons atggcagatgatgagcagaggaaacttgagagatttgggaggcttcaacctccatcatttagcggtgctgggTCAGAGGATTCTCAGggatttctggataagtgccagcggatgctgcGGACAGCGGGTactctggagaccagtggggtctcgttcattacatttcagttttttggggatgctttcagatggtgggaggcttacgagagacGCAGATCGATtagtgca tctcgtagagaggagctgcgcagacagtttgagcagttacgtcaggatggcatatcGGTGATGCAGTACAAGATGAGGTTTTTTGAGTTGGAtcgtcacacagtttggttggttcccactgatagggagaggattaggggGTTCATTGATGACCTCACATATCAACTATGGTTACTTATAACTCGACAGAGAGTATCTGGTGCAACTTTTGATAAGGTAGTtaacattgctcgacagatagagatggtctgtagtcaggaacgtggagagagggaggccaagaggccttga
- the LOC138908569 gene encoding uncharacterized protein → MVGEKVLLKVSPMKGVMRFGKRGMLIPQFIGPFEVLQRIGEVAYKLAFPPSLSSVHPVLHVSMLRNYTGDPSYVLDFSTVQLDSDITYDVDPVAILDRQVRKLRSKDIASVKV, encoded by the coding sequence atggttggggagaaggtgttgctgaaggtatcacccatgaagggtgttatgaggtttgggaagaggggcatgTTGATCCcccagttcattgggccttttgaggtgcttcagaggataggggaggtggcttacaagcttgcctttccACCCAGTTTGTCGAGTGTACATCCAGTGcttcacgtttctatgctccggaactATACTGGAGATCCATcctatgttttggatttcagcacggttcagttggatagtgatataacttatgatgtggatccggtagccattttggaccggcaggttcggaagttgaggtcaaaggatatagcttcagtgaaggtgtag